The Microbulbifer hydrolyticus genome has a segment encoding these proteins:
- the ccoO gene encoding cytochrome-c oxidase, cbb3-type subunit II: MKNHDIVEKNIGLMIVLVVIAISFGALVEIVPQFFVTNNKEPIAGLKPLGPVELEGRDIYIREGCHVCHTQMVRPLRAEVERYGHYSMAQEHVYEHPFLWGSKRTGPDLARVGGRYSDEWHRSHLYNPRNVVPESIMPSYPWLFDNVVNGEHTAAKMRAMRAVGVPYTDEDIANASKPFIGGRVTEIDALVAYLQQLGTLVQQKR, translated from the coding sequence GTGAAGAATCATGACATCGTAGAAAAGAACATCGGTTTGATGATCGTTCTGGTCGTTATCGCGATCAGCTTTGGCGCCCTGGTGGAAATCGTTCCCCAGTTTTTTGTCACGAACAATAAAGAGCCCATCGCCGGCCTCAAGCCGCTGGGCCCCGTCGAGCTGGAGGGGCGTGATATCTATATCCGTGAGGGCTGTCATGTGTGCCATACACAGATGGTGCGCCCACTGCGTGCGGAAGTAGAGCGTTACGGTCACTATTCCATGGCGCAGGAGCACGTTTACGAGCACCCGTTCCTGTGGGGCTCCAAGCGTACTGGCCCGGATCTGGCGCGTGTGGGCGGTCGTTACTCCGACGAGTGGCACCGGTCGCACCTTTACAATCCGCGAAACGTGGTGCCGGAATCCATCATGCCGTCATACCCCTGGCTGTTTGATAATGTGGTGAACGGTGAGCATACCGCGGCAAAAATGCGCGCAATGCGTGCCGTGGGTGTTCCCTATACCGACGAAGATATCGCTAACGCCAGCAAGCCGTTTATCGGTGGTCGTGTTACCGAGATTGATGCGCTGGTCGCTTATCTGCAGCAGCTGGGCACTCTTGTTCAGCAGAAACGTTAA
- the pyrC gene encoding dihydroorotase → MDSKQQITLRAPDDWHIHLRDGAALARTVGDAARQFRRAIIMPNLVPPVVNAEAALAYKARIEAEVPENGDFTPLMVIYLTDNTTPEVVQQAHAAGVVAAKLYPAGATTNSDSGVTDITNIYPALEAMQSCGMKLLLHGEVTTSDIDIFDRERVFIENILGPVVGDFPSLKIVLEHITTAHAAEFVANARDGVAATITAHHLLYNRNHMLVGGIRPHFYCLPILKRGYHQSALIEAATSGSPKFFLGTDSAPHTQGKKETACGCAGCYTAFSAIELYAEAFEQAGKLERLEGFASEFGPDFYGLPRNTGTITLVREPWTLPSGLQMGPDSLIPLAAGETLNWRLA, encoded by the coding sequence GTGGACTCCAAGCAGCAAATTACCCTGCGCGCACCTGACGACTGGCACATTCATTTACGCGACGGGGCAGCGCTTGCTCGCACCGTCGGCGACGCCGCCAGGCAGTTTCGGCGCGCCATCATCATGCCCAACCTGGTGCCACCGGTGGTGAATGCCGAAGCCGCTCTCGCCTACAAGGCGCGCATTGAGGCGGAAGTGCCAGAGAATGGCGACTTTACCCCCCTGATGGTGATTTACCTGACCGACAACACCACGCCCGAAGTGGTACAGCAGGCCCACGCGGCCGGCGTGGTCGCCGCCAAACTGTATCCGGCAGGCGCCACGACCAACTCCGATTCCGGTGTTACCGATATCACCAATATCTACCCCGCGCTGGAGGCCATGCAATCCTGCGGCATGAAGCTATTGCTGCACGGGGAAGTAACCACCAGCGATATTGATATCTTTGACCGCGAGCGGGTGTTTATCGAGAACATCCTGGGGCCCGTAGTCGGTGACTTCCCGAGCCTGAAGATCGTGCTTGAGCACATCACTACCGCGCATGCGGCGGAATTTGTCGCCAACGCGCGGGACGGTGTCGCCGCAACCATCACTGCCCACCACCTGCTGTACAATCGCAATCACATGCTGGTGGGTGGAATCCGCCCTCACTTCTACTGCCTGCCGATCCTAAAACGCGGTTACCATCAGTCGGCATTGATCGAGGCGGCGACCAGTGGCAGTCCGAAGTTTTTCCTCGGCACGGATTCTGCACCTCACACCCAGGGCAAGAAAGAAACCGCGTGCGGCTGTGCCGGCTGCTACACCGCGTTCAGCGCCATCGAACTCTATGCGGAAGCCTTCGAGCAGGCAGGAAAGTTGGAACGCCTGGAGGGCTTCGCCAGTGAGTTTGGTCCGGACTTCTACGGTTTACCCCGCAACACCGGTACCATCACCCTGGTGAGGGAACCCTGGACACTCCCCTCCGGACTGCAGATGGGGCCTGACTCGCTGATCCCTCTTGCGGCAGGCGAAACATTGAACTGGCGCCTGGCCTGA
- the secD gene encoding protein translocase subunit SecD, whose translation MNRFPLWKYLLILIITGLGLLYAAPNLYPPDPAVQVSGQSSALKIDQNVLSEVQKALDDAGIAYFGGEVQDKSVLIRLKAIEEQLPAKRAIQEALGHSDYVVALNLAPTTPEWLQSMGASPMKLGLDLAGGVHFLMEVDTNSIVKTNMEGYVSDVKSKLRAAKARYRGVDLKDDREIVAKFRDEELRSLGMRTLRKEFPTLQLNEAGSGSNLEIRATLAEQEIKQLEDYAVTQNLTTLRNRVNELGVAEPIVQRQGRNRIVVELPGVQDTAEAKRIIGKTANLEYRMEAKSDALVTSKEYFEYRDEQERAAYGGAWLERKIIISGERVTDARVGYDESGFPQVNITLDSRGGEMMHRATWKNVGRRMGTLFVESRFTPEKQVDAEGNEVIVQKRTDDKKIISLATVQSPLGRQFRTTGLGSPAEAQELALLLRSGALAAPMYFVEERVIGPSLGADNIKVGVTSVQIGLLAVVICMLVFYRVFGLAANIALAVNLILLVAVMSILGATLTLPGIAGMVLTIGMAVDANVLIFSRIREELRNGLPPQSAINAGFDNAYSAIVDANITTLIVAVILYAIGSGPVQGFAVTLSIGILTSMFSAIMGTRALINLFYGGRRVQKLWI comes from the coding sequence ATGAATCGCTTCCCCCTCTGGAAATATCTCCTGATCCTGATCATTACCGGGTTGGGGCTGTTGTACGCAGCGCCGAATCTGTATCCCCCCGACCCCGCTGTACAGGTGTCCGGCCAGTCCAGCGCCCTGAAAATTGATCAAAATGTGCTCAGTGAAGTGCAAAAGGCACTGGACGACGCCGGTATCGCCTATTTTGGCGGTGAGGTGCAGGACAAGTCGGTGTTGATTCGTCTGAAGGCCATTGAAGAGCAGTTGCCGGCCAAGCGGGCTATCCAGGAGGCTCTTGGGCACAGTGACTATGTCGTGGCACTGAACCTCGCGCCCACGACACCGGAGTGGCTGCAGAGCATGGGGGCGAGCCCGATGAAGCTTGGCCTGGACCTCGCCGGCGGTGTGCACTTCCTGATGGAAGTGGATACAAACTCCATCGTGAAAACAAACATGGAAGGCTATGTCTCCGACGTGAAGTCCAAGCTGCGGGCCGCCAAGGCGCGCTATCGCGGTGTGGACCTCAAGGACGACCGTGAGATCGTTGCCAAATTCCGTGACGAGGAGCTTCGCAGCCTGGGTATGCGCACCCTGCGCAAAGAGTTTCCCACCCTGCAGCTCAATGAAGCGGGCAGTGGCAGCAATCTTGAGATTCGCGCGACCCTTGCCGAGCAGGAGATCAAGCAGCTGGAAGATTATGCGGTCACCCAGAACCTCACTACGCTGAGAAACCGGGTAAACGAGCTGGGGGTTGCGGAACCGATCGTGCAGCGCCAGGGGCGCAACCGTATTGTGGTCGAACTGCCGGGCGTCCAGGATACCGCTGAAGCAAAGCGTATTATCGGTAAAACGGCGAACCTTGAGTACCGCATGGAAGCCAAATCCGATGCGCTGGTGACCAGCAAAGAGTACTTCGAGTACCGGGATGAGCAGGAGCGCGCCGCTTACGGTGGTGCCTGGCTCGAGCGCAAGATCATCATCTCCGGTGAGCGCGTCACCGATGCCCGGGTCGGCTACGACGAGAGTGGTTTCCCCCAGGTGAATATCACCCTGGATTCCCGCGGCGGTGAAATGATGCACCGCGCGACCTGGAAGAATGTCGGGCGCCGCATGGGCACGCTGTTTGTAGAGAGTCGCTTCACTCCTGAAAAGCAGGTTGATGCCGAAGGGAACGAGGTAATTGTCCAGAAGCGTACCGATGACAAGAAGATCATCAGCCTTGCCACCGTGCAGAGCCCGCTCGGCCGGCAGTTCCGTACCACCGGGCTGGGTAGCCCCGCTGAGGCCCAGGAGCTGGCACTGCTGCTGCGCTCCGGCGCCCTGGCGGCACCCATGTATTTCGTGGAAGAGCGCGTAATTGGCCCGTCCCTCGGCGCGGACAATATCAAGGTCGGGGTTACCTCGGTTCAGATCGGCCTGCTCGCAGTGGTCATCTGTATGCTGGTTTTCTACCGGGTATTTGGCCTGGCTGCAAACATCGCACTGGCGGTCAACCTGATTCTGCTGGTAGCGGTGATGTCCATTCTCGGCGCAACCCTGACCCTGCCAGGTATTGCCGGTATGGTGCTGACCATCGGTATGGCGGTGGACGCCAACGTGCTGATTTTCTCGCGAATACGTGAGGAGCTGCGCAACGGGCTGCCGCCCCAGTCGGCGATCAACGCGGGTTTCGACAACGCTTACAGCGCGATCGTGGATGCAAATATCACTACCCTGATCGTGGCAGTAATCCTGTACGCGATTGGCTCCGGTCCGGTCCAGGGCTTTGCGGTGACACTGTCCATCGGCATTCTCACCTCCATGTTCAGTGCCATTATGGGTACGCGGGCATTGATCAACTTGTTCTACGGCGGCCGCCGTGTTCAGAAACTGTGGATTTAA
- the ccoN gene encoding cytochrome-c oxidase, cbb3-type subunit I, whose amino-acid sequence MTTTVAEAGKLPDYDYNIVRQFTIMSVVWGIVGMGVGVLIAAQLAWPALNDLWQPFTHFGRLRPLHTNAVIFAFGGSVLFATSYYVVQRTCQTRLWGGWLIPFTFWGWQVVIIAAAITLPQGLTSSKEYAELEWPIDILIALVWIAYALVFFGTIVKRRTSHIYVANWFFGAYIITIAVLHIVNNLAIPVSAFKSYSVYAGTTDAMIQWWYGHNAVGFFLTAAFLGIMYYFVPKQAGRPVYSYQLSIVHFWALISIYVWAGGHHLHYSALPDWTQSLAMIMSIILLAPSWGGMINGIMTLSGAWHKLRTDPTLRFLVVSLSFYGMSTFEGPMMSIKTVNALSHNTDWTVGHVHSGALGWVAMISIGALYHLVPVLWNRKEMFSVKLINAHFWLATIGTVLYIASMWVNGITQGLMWRAFNADGTLTYSFVESVIASHPGYVVRWIGGAFFLIGMFLMAYNVFRTVTDEPTEGEVRHDENLPIAKNA is encoded by the coding sequence ATGACGACAACGGTGGCAGAGGCCGGCAAGTTGCCGGACTATGACTACAACATCGTGCGCCAGTTCACCATCATGTCGGTGGTCTGGGGCATTGTTGGAATGGGCGTCGGCGTTCTGATCGCCGCACAGTTGGCCTGGCCGGCACTGAATGATCTCTGGCAGCCGTTTACGCATTTCGGGCGTCTGCGTCCACTGCATACCAATGCGGTGATTTTCGCTTTCGGCGGCAGTGTACTGTTCGCGACCTCCTATTATGTGGTCCAGCGCACCTGTCAGACGCGCCTGTGGGGTGGCTGGCTGATCCCGTTTACCTTCTGGGGCTGGCAGGTCGTCATCATTGCCGCGGCGATCACCCTGCCGCAGGGCCTTACCTCCAGTAAAGAGTACGCGGAGCTGGAGTGGCCGATTGATATCCTGATCGCGCTGGTCTGGATAGCCTACGCACTGGTGTTCTTTGGCACCATCGTCAAGCGCCGCACTTCGCACATTTATGTCGCCAACTGGTTCTTCGGCGCCTACATCATCACCATTGCGGTGCTGCATATCGTCAACAACCTGGCGATCCCGGTCAGTGCGTTCAAGTCCTACTCGGTGTACGCCGGGACCACGGATGCGATGATCCAGTGGTGGTATGGCCACAACGCGGTGGGCTTCTTCCTGACTGCGGCCTTCCTCGGCATCATGTACTACTTCGTGCCCAAGCAGGCAGGGCGTCCGGTGTATTCCTACCAGCTGTCCATCGTGCACTTCTGGGCACTGATCTCCATCTACGTCTGGGCCGGTGGCCACCACCTGCACTATTCCGCGCTGCCAGACTGGACCCAGAGCCTCGCGATGATCATGTCCATCATCCTGCTGGCGCCCTCCTGGGGCGGCATGATCAACGGCATCATGACCCTGTCCGGTGCCTGGCACAAACTGCGTACCGACCCGACCCTGCGCTTTCTGGTTGTGTCCCTGTCGTTCTACGGCATGTCCACCTTCGAAGGGCCGATGATGTCCATCAAGACGGTGAACGCGCTGTCGCACAACACCGACTGGACTGTGGGCCACGTGCATTCCGGTGCGCTGGGCTGGGTTGCGATGATCTCTATCGGCGCCCTCTACCACCTGGTGCCGGTTCTGTGGAACCGCAAGGAAATGTTCAGCGTGAAGCTGATCAATGCGCACTTCTGGCTGGCTACCATCGGCACGGTGCTGTACATCGCCTCCATGTGGGTGAATGGTATTACCCAGGGTCTCATGTGGCGCGCCTTTAACGCTGACGGCACTCTGACTTACAGCTTTGTGGAAAGTGTGATTGCCAGCCACCCGGGCTACGTTGTCCGCTGGATCGGTGGCGCTTTCTTCCTGATCGGTATGTTCCTGATGGCGTATAACGTGTTCCGCACTGTCACCGATGAGCCGACAGAGGGCGAAGTGCGCCACGACGAAAACCTGCCGATTGCGAAGAATGCTTAA
- the ccoP gene encoding cytochrome-c oxidase, cbb3-type subunit III: MSTFWSVWVIVLTLANLALVTWVLFANRKVAVDDQEDPENRTTGHIYDGIEEYDNPLPKWWFLLFVLTLVFSAIYLVIYPGMGNFKGVGGWTSVGALKADQAKAQAEFKETFGQYVDMPIQNIAESREALKMGARIFANNCAVCHGADGGGNYGFPNLTDSDWLYGGTPEKILETLHNGRQGLMPPQGPVIGEEGVRNTAEYVLSLNGLEHDAAMAAEGQKVFGTVCMACHGMDAKGNQALGAPNLTDNIWLYGGNREEIQHTIRGGRSNNMPSQKDKLREDKIRLVAAYVYSLSRQEDVQQ; the protein is encoded by the coding sequence ATGAGTACATTCTGGAGTGTTTGGGTAATTGTGCTCACCCTCGCCAATCTCGCATTGGTAACTTGGGTTCTTTTCGCCAACCGCAAAGTTGCGGTGGACGACCAGGAAGATCCGGAAAACCGCACTACCGGCCATATCTACGATGGCATTGAGGAGTACGACAACCCACTGCCCAAGTGGTGGTTCCTGTTGTTCGTACTGACACTGGTGTTTTCCGCCATTTATCTGGTGATTTACCCGGGCATGGGTAACTTCAAGGGCGTCGGTGGTTGGACGTCTGTTGGTGCATTGAAGGCCGACCAGGCCAAGGCGCAGGCGGAGTTCAAGGAAACCTTCGGGCAGTACGTGGACATGCCGATCCAGAATATTGCCGAGAGCCGCGAAGCGCTGAAAATGGGCGCGCGGATTTTCGCCAACAACTGCGCGGTGTGTCACGGTGCCGATGGCGGCGGCAACTACGGTTTCCCGAACCTGACCGACAGCGATTGGTTGTATGGCGGCACGCCGGAAAAAATCCTGGAAACGCTGCACAACGGCCGTCAGGGGTTGATGCCACCGCAAGGGCCGGTCATCGGAGAAGAAGGTGTTCGCAACACCGCGGAGTACGTTCTGAGTCTGAATGGGCTGGAGCACGATGCGGCGATGGCGGCCGAGGGGCAGAAAGTTTTCGGTACCGTTTGTATGGCGTGTCACGGAATGGATGCCAAGGGCAACCAGGCGCTGGGTGCGCCTAACCTTACCGACAACATCTGGCTCTACGGTGGAAACCGCGAGGAGATCCAGCACACCATCCGCGGTGGTCGTAGCAATAATATGCCGTCGCAGAAAGACAAACTGCGCGAAGACAAGATCCGTCTTGTCGCCGCCTATGTCTACAGTCTGTCTCGTCAGGAAGACGTGCAGCAATAA
- the rnt gene encoding ribonuclease T — MTPAEEPSGPKSLLAQRFRGFLPVVLDLETAGFNARTDALLEVSAVILNMDEDGTLFAEETHSFHIEPFEGANIEQSALDFIGVDLESPDRDAWPEEIALPEMFRKIRSAIKTHSCTRAIMVAHNAHFDLGFINAAVERCGLKRNPFHPFSCMDTATLAGLAYGQTVLAKACQTAGITFDNSSAHSAEYDAEKTAELFCGIVNRWRDLGGWPLQVPASEEQDLSAGDDPAAG; from the coding sequence GTGACCCCAGCAGAAGAGCCCTCCGGCCCCAAAAGTCTCTTGGCACAGCGATTCCGCGGCTTTCTTCCCGTGGTACTGGACCTCGAAACGGCCGGCTTCAACGCCCGTACCGACGCCCTGCTGGAGGTGTCCGCTGTCATCCTGAATATGGATGAAGACGGGACCCTGTTTGCGGAGGAGACCCACAGCTTTCATATCGAGCCCTTCGAGGGTGCGAATATTGAGCAGTCGGCGCTGGATTTTATCGGCGTCGACCTGGAGTCTCCCGATCGCGACGCCTGGCCCGAAGAAATCGCCCTCCCGGAAATGTTCCGCAAGATCCGCAGCGCGATCAAAACCCACAGCTGTACACGCGCAATCATGGTGGCCCACAACGCCCACTTCGACCTCGGCTTTATCAATGCCGCGGTGGAGCGCTGCGGACTCAAGCGCAATCCCTTCCACCCCTTTTCCTGTATGGATACCGCAACGCTCGCGGGCCTGGCCTACGGCCAGACCGTACTCGCCAAGGCCTGCCAGACCGCAGGTATCACGTTCGACAACAGCAGCGCACACTCGGCGGAATACGACGCGGAGAAAACCGCAGAGCTGTTCTGCGGTATCGTCAATCGCTGGCGCGACCTTGGTGGCTGGCCTCTTCAGGTGCCCGCCTCCGAAGAGCAAGACCTGTCTGCTGGCGACGATCCCGCCGCAGGCTGA
- a CDS encoding argininosuccinate synthase, with amino-acid sequence MSKIDKVVLAYSGGLDTSVIVRWLQDTYGCEVVTFTADIGQGEEVEPARAKAEALGVKEIYIDDLREEFVRDFVFPMFRANTIYEGEYLLGTSIARPLIAKRLIEIANETGADAISHGATGKGNDQVRFELGAYALKPGIQVIAPWREWDLNSREKLMEYCEQHKIPVDFSNKKKKSPYSMDANLLHISYEGGVLEEPWAEAEEDMWRWSVSPEAAPDKPTYITLQYEKGDPVAIDGERLSPATLLEKLNKLGGANGIGRLDIVENRYVGMKSRGCYETPGGTILMKAHRAIESITLDREVAHLKDELMPRYAKLIYNGYWWSPEREMLQAAIDQSQSVVNGEVRLKLYKGSVSAVGRRSEDSLFDEKIATFEDDAGAYNQKDAEGFIKLNALRLRIAAGKGRDLI; translated from the coding sequence ATGAGTAAGATCGATAAGGTGGTATTGGCGTATTCCGGTGGGCTCGATACTTCGGTGATCGTCCGCTGGCTCCAGGATACCTATGGTTGTGAGGTTGTTACCTTTACCGCCGATATCGGTCAGGGTGAGGAGGTGGAACCCGCGCGCGCCAAGGCGGAAGCCCTGGGTGTCAAAGAGATCTATATTGACGATCTGCGCGAAGAGTTCGTGCGCGACTTCGTGTTCCCGATGTTCCGCGCCAATACCATCTACGAAGGGGAGTACCTGCTGGGCACCTCCATCGCCCGTCCCCTGATTGCCAAGCGCCTGATCGAAATTGCCAACGAGACCGGCGCCGATGCCATCTCCCACGGCGCTACCGGTAAAGGTAACGACCAGGTGCGCTTTGAGCTGGGCGCCTATGCGCTGAAGCCCGGAATCCAGGTTATCGCGCCGTGGCGCGAGTGGGACCTGAATTCCCGCGAAAAGTTGATGGAGTACTGCGAGCAGCACAAGATCCCCGTGGACTTTTCCAACAAGAAGAAAAAGTCCCCTTACTCCATGGATGCCAACCTGCTGCACATCTCCTACGAGGGTGGCGTTCTTGAAGAGCCCTGGGCCGAGGCCGAAGAAGACATGTGGCGCTGGAGTGTCAGCCCAGAGGCCGCACCGGACAAACCCACCTACATCACCCTGCAGTATGAGAAAGGCGATCCGGTTGCCATCGATGGCGAGCGACTGAGCCCTGCGACCCTGCTGGAAAAACTCAACAAGCTGGGTGGTGCCAATGGTATCGGCCGCCTGGATATCGTAGAAAACCGCTATGTAGGCATGAAGTCCCGCGGCTGTTACGAAACGCCTGGTGGCACCATCCTGATGAAAGCGCACCGTGCGATCGAGTCCATCACCCTGGATCGCGAAGTGGCCCACCTGAAAGATGAGCTGATGCCGCGTTACGCAAAGCTCATTTACAACGGATACTGGTGGTCCCCGGAGCGTGAAATGCTGCAGGCGGCGATTGATCAGTCCCAATCTGTGGTAAACGGGGAAGTGCGCCTGAAGCTCTACAAAGGCAGCGTGTCCGCAGTGGGGCGTCGCTCTGAAGACAGCCTTTTTGATGAAAAAATCGCCACGTTTGAGGACGATGCCGGTGCCTACAATCAGAAGGACGCCGAAGGTTTCATCAAACTGAACGCCTTGCGTCTGCGGATTGCCGCGGGTAAAGGCCGAGACTTGATCTAA
- a CDS encoding alpha/beta hydrolase family esterase encodes MIMAQKRKLLGASLGAAIFMSAGLSQAGSWQQNESIGGFNKVHVYTPDSTSPIGSGQSLLVVLHGCTQSIDAYLTANLEDAAEEFGMVVAVPDAMNKAGFSCWSYWQGAKSRSSGDYKNLIDLANAMSGDANRNIDPDQVYIAGLSSGAVFANTTACIAPDVFAGMGISAGPSIGTSASGAIGSCEIADVTSRCKSYAGDQASHFDTQLASIAHGSSDTVVDDCYNTQNAEGMAGVYGVTQLPDTNTLSEGSRTATETLWQDGRVSMLWLNGVGHTWSGGEEASGSFVSAEGINYARYLGEYFTENNARVKRNKGPGQ; translated from the coding sequence ATGATCATGGCTCAAAAGCGCAAGCTCCTGGGCGCGAGCTTGGGTGCGGCGATTTTCATGAGCGCCGGCCTCTCCCAAGCTGGCAGCTGGCAGCAGAATGAGTCTATCGGCGGGTTCAACAAGGTGCATGTATACACACCCGACAGCACCTCCCCCATCGGTAGCGGTCAATCCTTACTGGTGGTTCTGCACGGCTGCACCCAGTCCATCGATGCCTATTTGACCGCCAACCTGGAAGATGCTGCGGAAGAGTTTGGCATGGTGGTCGCAGTGCCGGATGCCATGAACAAGGCAGGCTTCAGCTGCTGGTCCTACTGGCAGGGCGCCAAGTCCCGCTCTTCCGGCGACTACAAAAACCTGATTGACCTGGCCAACGCCATGAGTGGCGACGCCAACCGCAACATCGACCCGGACCAGGTGTACATTGCCGGCCTGTCGTCCGGCGCGGTGTTCGCCAATACCACGGCCTGTATCGCACCCGACGTGTTCGCCGGCATGGGCATCAGTGCCGGCCCGAGTATCGGCACCAGTGCCAGTGGCGCTATTGGCTCCTGTGAAATTGCCGATGTCACCAGTCGCTGCAAAAGTTACGCTGGCGACCAGGCGAGCCATTTCGACACCCAGCTCGCCTCCATCGCCCACGGTTCGAGCGACACCGTCGTGGACGATTGTTACAACACCCAGAATGCCGAAGGGATGGCCGGGGTTTACGGCGTAACTCAGCTTCCCGACACCAATACCCTCAGCGAAGGTAGCCGCACGGCAACGGAAACCCTGTGGCAGGATGGACGCGTTTCCATGCTGTGGCTAAACGGCGTGGGACATACCTGGTCGGGCGGGGAGGAGGCCAGTGGCAGTTTTGTCAGTGCCGAGGGCATCAATTACGCGCGATACCTCGGGGAGTATTTCACCGAGAACAACGCGCGCGTTAAGCGCAATAAAGGCCCTGGCCAGTAA
- the secF gene encoding protein translocase subunit SecF encodes MSNTKEENGKITEYMGKRVYDFMRWRKLAAAASLILVVASIAALAINGLKLGLDFTGGTQIEVGYQNAPKIEDVRNQLTDAGFEGAAVVRFGSDSEVLIKLPPEVAEEQTQQNARDAEATNSIGDKVVGVLRQHSDGQVDLRRVEMVGPQIGEELRDDGGLGMLFALAVVMAYVALRFQYKFAVGAVVALIHDVIIVLGFFAILRLDFDLTVLAAVLAVIGYSINDTIVVYDRVRENFRKVRQADPAEVINISMSQTLSRTFMTSFTTLLVLWALQFFGGELIHNFSLALIVGVIIGTFSSVYVAANILMAMNTTKEDLMPPVKEGAELDEMP; translated from the coding sequence ATGAGCAATACCAAAGAAGAAAACGGAAAAATCACCGAGTACATGGGCAAGCGCGTGTACGACTTCATGCGCTGGCGCAAACTGGCTGCCGCGGCATCCCTGATACTGGTGGTCGCTTCGATTGCGGCACTGGCCATCAATGGCCTGAAGCTGGGGCTGGACTTTACCGGCGGTACCCAGATTGAAGTGGGTTACCAGAATGCACCGAAAATTGAAGATGTTCGCAATCAGCTGACTGACGCCGGGTTCGAGGGCGCTGCTGTGGTGCGCTTTGGGTCCGATAGCGAAGTGTTGATCAAGCTGCCGCCGGAAGTCGCCGAAGAACAGACGCAGCAGAATGCGCGTGACGCCGAGGCGACCAATTCCATTGGTGACAAGGTGGTCGGTGTGCTACGTCAGCACAGCGACGGCCAGGTCGATCTGCGCCGGGTCGAAATGGTTGGTCCGCAGATTGGTGAAGAGCTGCGGGATGACGGCGGCCTCGGTATGCTGTTTGCGCTGGCCGTGGTGATGGCGTACGTGGCGTTGCGCTTCCAGTATAAATTTGCGGTTGGTGCCGTGGTGGCCCTGATCCACGACGTGATTATCGTGCTCGGCTTTTTCGCAATCTTGCGCCTGGACTTCGATCTCACCGTACTGGCGGCGGTGCTGGCGGTGATCGGTTACTCGATCAACGACACCATCGTGGTGTATGACCGGGTGCGGGAGAATTTCCGCAAGGTGCGTCAGGCGGATCCCGCCGAAGTGATCAACATTTCCATGAGTCAGACCCTGAGCCGGACGTTCATGACCTCGTTCACCACCTTGCTGGTGCTCTGGGCATTGCAGTTCTTTGGCGGCGAGCTGATCCACAACTTCTCGCTGGCGCTGATCGTCGGTGTGATCATCGGTACCTTCTCATCGGTGTACGTGGCAGCCAATATTCTGATGGCCATGAATACCACGAAAGAAGACCTGATGCCGCCTGTGAAAGAGGGTGCAGAACTGGATGAAATGCCCTGA
- a CDS encoding cbb3-type cytochrome oxidase subunit 3 has product MDIDILRQIGVVLGSIAFLAICWWAFSPKRKKRFEEDAKLPFADEQETSDKAARESETSTGEKAGEKQEQGQDK; this is encoded by the coding sequence TTGGATATCGACATTTTGCGGCAGATTGGCGTGGTGCTTGGCTCCATAGCCTTTCTGGCAATTTGCTGGTGGGCCTTCTCCCCCAAGCGCAAAAAGCGCTTCGAGGAAGACGCCAAATTGCCATTTGCCGACGAGCAAGAAACTTCTGACAAGGCCGCTCGTGAGAGCGAAACCAGTACCGGCGAAAAGGCCGGTGAGAAACAGGAACAGGGGCAGGACAAATGA